The Nitrosomonadales bacterium nucleotide sequence ACGAGCGACCCCTTGTATTGCTTGCCAATCCGGTCGAACGCCTTGGTCTCGATCGCCTCGTCCTCGACATACGCTCCGCTGGTGCGGCGGTCGGTCGCCATCATCACGCCGGCGCCGACGCCTGCGGCGATCACCGGGAAACAGCCTTGCAGCGTGGTGGACAGCATGACCAGCAACAACAGTGAAAATTTCGTACGCATGGTTATTCTCCTAACAACAAGTAATCGATCACATCGCACAGGCAATGCAGGGTAAGCAGGTGGACTTCCTGGATGCGCGCGGTATTTTTTCCGTCCACGCAGATCAGCACGTCGTCCGGATTAAGCGCGGTGGCCATCTCGCCGCCGTCACGCCCGGTCAGCGCGATCACGCGCATGCTGCGATCGTGCGCGGCGCGGATCGCGGCCGTCACGTTGGGCGAATTCCCGCTGGTGGAGATTGCCAGCAGGCTGTCGCCGGGCAAGCCGAGCGCGCGCACCTGTTTGGAAAAGACCTGGTTGAAATCGTAATCGTTGCTGATCGATGTCAGTACCGAACTGTCGGTGGTCAGCGCGATGGCGGCCAGGCCGGGGCGTTCCTTCTCGAAACGGTTCAGCAATTCGGCCGCGAAGTGCTGCGCATCGGCAGCCGAGCCGCCGTTGCCGCAACACAGGATCTTGCCGTCGTTGGCGACGCAATCGAAAAGGACCTGTGCACCGTCGGCGATGGGTTGCGCCAGCGCGTCCTTCACCTTCAGCTTGAGGTCGGCGCTGTCCTTGAAGTGCTTGATGATGCGTTTGTTGATGTCCATGTTGATTGTTGCTGTTTTATTGAGAACGGATATTAACCTGAATAACCTGCAAATTCATGCCCAAGACCTCCGGGTGACGGACAGGCAAGGAGGAAAGCGGCGATGAACCGCAGTACATGTGCATATATATGGGGACGTCGAACCGTATTCCGGTAACCCGTCACCGGGCGCGACGGTTGCGCAGGGGTCTTCATGCCTCGAACGCGTTCTTCAGCCATTGCGCATTCCTGCCGCAGGCATCGTCCATCAGCACCGCATCGAAACGGCACGGCGGCAGGTGCGCGAGGCCGGCCAGATATTGCTGTGCGGTGCGGATGATGCGCTGCTGCTTGCGCGCATCGATGCTGGAGGCGGCCCCGCCGAAACCGGGATTGCTGCGCAACCGCACCTCGACGAACACCAGCGTCGCGCCGTCGCGCATGATCAGGTCGATCTCTCCGAAGCGGCCCCGATAATTCCGTGCCACGGGCTCCAGGCCCTGCTGCTGCAAATGCCCTGCAGCCCATTGTTCGGCTTGCGCGCCGTCATGGTTCATTGCGGCGGGGTAGCGCCCGGTTCGGCCGGGATTGCCTCAGGTCCGGACGGGGGAGGCATCATGCCGGGAAACATCGGCAGGACGGAACCGGACGAAGTGCCGGGCAGTTGCGCGCGCCCTTGTCCGAATACCGCCGGGAGGGAGATGCGCTGGAAGGTATGCCCGTCGAGCAGCACGGTCCCGCTGACCCCGTCCAGCATCAGCGACCGCGTATTGCCGGCGAGCAGCGATTCGATCAGCCGGAAGGCGTCTATCCCCAGCGCGTAGAGTCGTTCGTGATCCACAGGAAGCGGCGGGTTGGCGCGCGGATACATCATCACTTCCGGGAGATCGGCCTGCAACAGCCACGGCATGTCGACGAAGTGGATGCCGTCCAGATCGTAATTGACCAGCGTGTTGTCGTTGCCGACGAAGATCTGCGAGGTGGCGTAGATCGGCAATTTGTTCGGCAGGTAAGGGCGGATCAGGCGCGCAACGGGCGCATCGGTCGCGAGGAAGATCAGCGTATCCGGCATTTCGGCGATGTCCGCGAACACGGCGGGATCGTTATTGAATTCGATCTCGCGCGATATCGTGCCGCCCGAACGATCCCATTCTTCCTCGAAGGCGAGTTGCAGGCGCCGCGCCAGTTGCGTATGCGTGGTGATGACGATGGACTTGTGCAGGCCCGCCTCGCGGGCCAGCCGGGCGGCTTGCCGGGCCTCGTTTTCCACCGCCATACCGAAGAAATACAGGTTCTGGGTGGGGCGTGCGTCCACGATGTTCAGGCTCAGGGTCGGCACGGGGATACGCTTTTCCGCCGCCAGCGCACCGACGCCGTTGCGTGTCAGCGGGCCGACCACGGCGTGGGCGCCATTGGCGACGGCCTGTCGATAGGCGGCGATCACGCTGACGTTCTCGTCGAAGTCACTGTAGACGCGTATCGGCAAAACCGAGCCTGGCTGGCTGGCCGCCGCCATGAAGCCCTGCTGCACTGCATCGGCTGCGGTGCCGAATATCGGCGATTTCAACGGCAGCAGCAGCGCGATGTGCGGTGCGGGGGTGCCGTCGGGCAGTACGGCCGGCACCCGTTCCACCCTGGCTTCCGGGGCGGCGATCTGTTCGGGAACGGTTGCCTTGGCAACAGGCCGTTCGACCACGGCGGAGGGGCGCTTTTCAACCTCCGCTTTGTGCGGTACGGTACCGGTGCAAGCGTATAGTGCGAACAAGCTGGAAAACAAAAGGAGTGCACGTTGCATCATTCACATCCGCAAAAGTTGGAGGCCGCATTATATGTAGTCGCCACCCCGATTGGAAACCTTGGCGACATCACGCTGCGCGCGCTGGACGTGCTGGGCGGGGCCGACGTGGTGGCTGCGGAGGACACCCGCAACACCTCACACCTGTTGTCACACCACGGAATCCGCGCGAACCGGCTGGTCGCGGTACATCAGCACAACGAGCGCGGCGCGGCGGAAAAGATCGTTGCGGCATTGCGTGAAGGACAGAGCGTCGTCTTCGTCAGCGATGCCGGCACGCCTGCGGTCAGCGATCCCGGCGCGCTGCTGGTGGAAGCGGTGCGTGCCGCGGGTCTGCGCGTCATTCCGGTTCCCGGCGCAAGCGCGGCGATCGCGGCGCTGTCGGCTTCCGGGCTGGACAACCCGCATTTCCTGTTCTACGGATTCCTACCGAACAAGCCGGCGGCGCGCCGCAACGCGCTGGAGCCGCTCGTCGACAGTCCTTATACGCTGGTGTTCTACGAGGCGCCGCACCGCATCCTCGAATGCGTGGAGGACTTGCTCGCGGCGTTCGGTGCGGAACGCGAGATCGTATTTGCGCGCGAGGTCACCAAACTGTTCGAAGACATCCACCGTTGCAAACTGGGCGGGGCGCCGGACTGGCTGAACAGCGATCCGAACAACCGGCGCGGCGAATTCGTGCTGCTGGTGTCGGGCGCCGCGACGCAGAAAGAGGGTGGCGTGGATGCCGAAACCGAACGCATCCTGACGCTGTTGCTCGACGAGCTGCCGCTCAAGCAGGCGGTGCAGCTTGCGGTGAAGATCACCGGCGGCAACAAGAACGAACTGTACCGCCACGCGCTGGAACGCAAGGCGACGGAATAGCCACGCCCGCCCGGTGGTTGTGTTTCAAACAGGCGTTTGATACGCTCGACACACGTTACGGCCAATCATCTTTACAGAGGGAATCCCGATGTTTTCCGATCGCCTGCCTTATGCCCTTCCCGTATTGCTGCTCCCACTGTTGCTATCCGCCTGCGGAGGCGACGGCAAGGGCGCCCCGGCAGGCGCGCCGGGCGGCGGCATGCCGCCGCCCCCCGAGGTCGATGTCGTCACGGTCGCGCCGGGCGACGCGACGCTGACACAGGACTTGCCCGGACGGGTGCAGG carries:
- a CDS encoding phosphoheptose isomerase, translating into MDINKRIIKHFKDSADLKLKVKDALAQPIADGAQVLFDCVANDGKILCCGNGGSAADAQHFAAELLNRFEKERPGLAAIALTTDSSVLTSISNDYDFNQVFSKQVRALGLPGDSLLAISTSGNSPNVTAAIRAAHDRSMRVIALTGRDGGEMATALNPDDVLICVDGKNTARIQEVHLLTLHCLCDVIDYLLLGE
- a CDS encoding YraN family protein; amino-acid sequence: MNHDGAQAEQWAAGHLQQQGLEPVARNYRGRFGEIDLIMRDGATLVFVEVRLRSNPGFGGAASSIDARKQQRIIRTAQQYLAGLAHLPPCRFDAVLMDDACGRNAQWLKNAFEA
- a CDS encoding penicillin-binding protein activator, producing the protein MQRALLLFSSLFALYACTGTVPHKAEVEKRPSAVVERPVAKATVPEQIAAPEARVERVPAVLPDGTPAPHIALLLPLKSPIFGTAADAVQQGFMAAASQPGSVLPIRVYSDFDENVSVIAAYRQAVANGAHAVVGPLTRNGVGALAAEKRIPVPTLSLNIVDARPTQNLYFFGMAVENEARQAARLAREAGLHKSIVITTHTQLARRLQLAFEEEWDRSGGTISREIEFNNDPAVFADIAEMPDTLIFLATDAPVARLIRPYLPNKLPIYATSQIFVGNDNTLVNYDLDGIHFVDMPWLLQADLPEVMMYPRANPPLPVDHERLYALGIDAFRLIESLLAGNTRSLMLDGVSGTVLLDGHTFQRISLPAVFGQGRAQLPGTSSGSVLPMFPGMMPPPSGPEAIPAEPGATPPQ
- the rsmI gene encoding 16S rRNA (cytidine(1402)-2'-O)-methyltransferase, which translates into the protein MHHSHPQKLEAALYVVATPIGNLGDITLRALDVLGGADVVAAEDTRNTSHLLSHHGIRANRLVAVHQHNERGAAEKIVAALREGQSVVFVSDAGTPAVSDPGALLVEAVRAAGLRVIPVPGASAAIAALSASGLDNPHFLFYGFLPNKPAARRNALEPLVDSPYTLVFYEAPHRILECVEDLLAAFGAEREIVFAREVTKLFEDIHRCKLGGAPDWLNSDPNNRRGEFVLLVSGAATQKEGGVDAETERILTLLLDELPLKQAVQLAVKITGGNKNELYRHALERKATE